One part of the Bacteroidia bacterium genome encodes these proteins:
- a CDS encoding FAD-dependent oxidoreductase: MHIHIVGGGIIGLCSAWYLKKAGCEVTIIDRSDLSDGTSHGNAGMIVPSHFVPLAAPGVIAQGIKWMFQEKSPFYIRPRLNLELGQWLWHFYRSCSKEKVQAAMPILFQFNEWSKELYKAFSEEEGFDFSYEEKGLLMLYKTAKAEEEEGELAEQAHKLGIEAEIISQSGLQELEPGIRIDARGGILFPGDAHLYPNQFIARLIAALKKEGVKFKTGQTVSDFNYSNDKITQIRLDSGEDLEVDQLLLCSGSWTARILKKLGQKMLLQDGRGYSFTLKDPALRPGIPTILTEAKVAVTPMGKDLRIGGSLELSNLSTKINPKRLAGIYESMPRYYPDLSFESPDLGEVWQGYRPCTPDGMPYIDKSNQIENLAIATGHGMMGMSLGPATGKLLSEIMTRQKPSIETRLFSLNRF; this comes from the coding sequence ATGCATATTCATATCGTTGGCGGCGGCATCATCGGCCTATGCTCTGCCTGGTATCTGAAAAAAGCCGGATGTGAAGTAACAATCATTGACCGAAGTGATCTTTCGGATGGTACCTCTCATGGAAATGCGGGTATGATTGTTCCCAGTCATTTTGTGCCACTCGCAGCGCCGGGAGTGATCGCACAGGGAATCAAATGGATGTTTCAGGAGAAAAGCCCATTTTACATCCGTCCTCGCCTCAATCTGGAATTGGGTCAATGGCTCTGGCATTTTTATCGTTCCTGTAGCAAAGAAAAAGTACAGGCAGCTATGCCCATTCTCTTTCAGTTCAATGAATGGAGCAAGGAACTATATAAAGCTTTTTCAGAAGAGGAGGGCTTTGATTTTTCTTATGAGGAAAAAGGGCTGCTCATGTTGTACAAGACAGCTAAAGCGGAAGAAGAAGAAGGGGAACTTGCAGAGCAGGCTCATAAACTCGGCATTGAGGCCGAGATCATCTCCCAATCCGGATTACAGGAACTTGAACCGGGTATCCGGATTGATGCACGTGGAGGGATACTCTTTCCCGGAGATGCCCATCTCTACCCAAATCAATTTATTGCTCGCTTGATTGCTGCTTTGAAAAAAGAAGGAGTGAAATTTAAAACAGGGCAAACAGTCTCTGACTTTAATTATTCAAATGATAAAATCACCCAAATTCGCCTGGATTCAGGCGAAGATTTGGAAGTAGATCAGCTTTTACTTTGCTCGGGAAGTTGGACTGCTCGTATCCTCAAAAAACTGGGGCAAAAGATGCTTTTGCAAGATGGTAGAGGCTATTCATTTACCCTCAAAGATCCAGCTTTGCGACCCGGTATTCCCACCATCCTTACAGAAGCCAAAGTAGCGGTAACTCCCATGGGCAAAGACCTGCGTATAGGAGGCTCTTTAGAACTCAGCAATCTGTCCACCAAAATCAATCCGAAACGACTTGCGGGGATTTATGAAAGTATGCCCAGATATTATCCCGATCTTTCCTTCGAAAGTCCTGACTTAGGAGAAGTTTGGCAGGGATATAGACCTTGCACACCAGATGGTATGCCTTATATTGATAAATCAAATCAAATAGAAAACCTGGCAATAGCGACAGGTCACGGTATGATGGGAATGAGTCTGGGACCAGCCACGGGCAAACTGCTGAGTGAAATTATGACCAGGCAAAAGCCGAGCATTGAAACCCGGCTTTTCTCTTTGAATAGATTCTAG
- a CDS encoding methylated-DNA--[protein]-cysteine S-methyltransferase, which translates to MMEQAQIDYQRIEQSIKYIAENFKERPSLDEIADKVHLSPDHFQKMFSAWAGVSPKKFMQFLSIDFLREKIHEVKSIDQAADLAGLSSQSRVYDLFVKIEAMTPAEYRNMGKGLIIYYGIHSTPFGDCLIAKTDRGVCALAFLSEETKEQEVQQFKEKWALASLVESLEETLHIVDQIFHRNKQGELSLFVQGTNFQLKVWEALLNIPSGQLTTYGDLAEQIANPKAVRAVGTAVGRNPIAYLIPCHRVIRKEGKLGEYRWGSDRKKALIGWEMAQQHN; encoded by the coding sequence ATGATGGAACAAGCACAAATAGATTACCAAAGGATTGAGCAATCGATCAAATACATCGCGGAGAACTTCAAGGAGAGACCCAGTTTGGATGAAATTGCCGACAAGGTTCACCTTTCCCCAGACCACTTTCAAAAGATGTTTAGTGCATGGGCTGGCGTTAGTCCTAAAAAATTCATGCAATTTCTCTCCATTGATTTTTTGAGGGAGAAGATCCATGAGGTTAAAAGTATAGACCAGGCGGCAGACTTGGCGGGCTTATCTTCTCAATCGCGGGTCTATGATCTCTTTGTAAAAATCGAAGCGATGACACCTGCCGAATACCGAAATATGGGCAAAGGTCTTATCATTTATTATGGTATTCATTCCACCCCATTTGGAGATTGTCTGATTGCTAAAACCGACCGAGGAGTTTGTGCACTGGCTTTTCTTTCCGAGGAAACAAAAGAACAGGAAGTTCAGCAATTCAAAGAGAAGTGGGCATTAGCCTCTTTGGTTGAAAGCCTGGAGGAAACCCTCCACATTGTTGACCAAATTTTCCACCGAAATAAACAAGGGGAATTAAGTCTATTTGTTCAGGGAACGAACTTTCAACTGAAAGTCTGGGAAGCTCTCCTAAATATTCCCAGCGGGCAGCTTACAACCTATGGAGATTTAGCAGAACAAATTGCGAATCCCAAAGCAGTCCGGGCTGTAGGAACGGCTGTGGGCAGGAATCCTATTGCCTATCTAATTCCCTGTCATCGAGTGATACGCAAAGAAGGCAAACTCGGGGAATATCGCTGGGGTAGTGATAGAAAGAAAGCTCTGATTGGCTGGGAAATGGCCCAACAACATAACTAG
- a CDS encoding amidohydrolase: MKRIIFLLGLLLFFAFSYLYLIQDFSKTKSNLIYNGIILTMEAVHPSVEAIFVEDGIIQAVGKYDELKDLADEDTEVLDLDGNTLMPGFIDSHTHAVGSSFLHSMIDLSGFKHNRPEEVWTHLESEVKNFDKGEWIVCKGLDPVLVKGLIPPHISYLDSIAPDNPLFIISQSLHSQWANSLAFQEVGIDENSPDPSASSYYEKDEAGKLTGFIAEQEAFYPFRLKLVEAGREQLVKSIVQVMDQYAAYGNTTIATLGMSTNDPNAFRLYEHLSSEKPGLLNQVLVKFGMLPERKAGVRHFAYIRKDAINLLPSSPENGDDFFKVLGVKFWYDGSPYTGSMYVEEPYLVSPLTKEGFLIPDGWRGEALIEHDSLEHWVKKYQSEGWQIAIHAQGDLAIREILEVLEKNPAGKDKRTRLEHCILLAESSIPKMKELGITPNFHINHLYYYGQALRDEIIGPERAEKLLPIKTAANAGLAYAMHADKPMFESDPISLMSTAIQRQTRQGDTLGFDQALSIEESLRAMTINAAWQLQMEDKIGSIKAGKYADFVVLDQNPLQTSPENFRDISILQTIVNGNTVYKNE; encoded by the coding sequence ATGAAACGGATTATATTTCTTCTGGGACTCCTTCTATTTTTTGCCTTCAGTTATCTGTACCTGATCCAGGATTTCTCAAAAACAAAAAGTAACCTTATCTACAATGGAATCATCCTCACCATGGAGGCTGTTCATCCATCTGTGGAGGCTATTTTTGTGGAAGATGGCATCATCCAGGCTGTAGGGAAATATGATGAACTAAAGGATCTGGCTGATGAGGATACGGAAGTGCTGGACCTGGATGGGAATACCCTGATGCCGGGATTTATTGATAGCCATACGCATGCGGTTGGCAGTAGTTTTCTCCATTCCATGATAGACTTGAGCGGCTTTAAACACAACCGTCCGGAGGAAGTCTGGACCCATTTGGAATCAGAAGTAAAGAATTTTGATAAGGGAGAATGGATTGTGTGTAAAGGCCTCGATCCGGTTTTGGTAAAAGGATTGATCCCTCCTCATATTTCCTATCTGGATTCTATTGCTCCTGACAATCCTTTATTTATTATTTCCCAAAGCCTCCATTCCCAATGGGCAAACAGCCTGGCATTTCAAGAAGTAGGAATTGATGAAAATAGTCCGGATCCCTCAGCGAGTAGCTATTATGAAAAAGACGAAGCGGGGAAGCTCACAGGATTTATAGCTGAACAAGAAGCATTCTATCCTTTTCGCCTGAAATTGGTAGAAGCAGGAAGAGAGCAATTGGTGAAATCAATAGTCCAAGTCATGGATCAATATGCAGCTTATGGAAATACTACGATAGCCACTCTGGGGATGAGTACCAATGATCCCAATGCCTTTCGCCTATACGAACATCTTTCCTCTGAAAAGCCGGGCCTCCTCAACCAGGTACTGGTTAAGTTCGGTATGCTTCCCGAACGGAAAGCTGGGGTGAGACATTTTGCCTATATCCGGAAAGATGCCATCAATCTTCTGCCTTCCAGTCCTGAAAATGGGGATGATTTTTTTAAAGTATTGGGCGTAAAATTTTGGTATGATGGCTCGCCCTATACAGGTTCGATGTATGTAGAAGAACCCTATCTGGTTTCTCCACTTACAAAAGAAGGATTTCTGATTCCGGATGGATGGAGAGGGGAAGCCTTGATTGAGCATGATAGCCTGGAACATTGGGTGAAAAAATACCAGTCGGAAGGTTGGCAAATAGCGATTCATGCCCAGGGAGATTTAGCCATTCGAGAAATTTTGGAAGTCCTGGAGAAAAATCCTGCAGGGAAAGACAAAAGGACCCGACTGGAACATTGCATATTGCTGGCTGAGTCGAGCATACCCAAAATGAAAGAATTAGGGATTACTCCCAATTTCCACATCAATCATCTCTACTACTATGGACAGGCGCTGAGGGATGAGATCATTGGGCCAGAAAGAGCTGAAAAACTATTGCCTATAAAAACCGCAGCTAATGCAGGTCTCGCTTATGCTATGCATGCCGATAAACCCATGTTTGAAAGTGATCCGATAAGCCTTATGTCCACCGCAATCCAAAGGCAAACCCGGCAAGGAGATACCCTGGGATTTGATCAGGCTTTGAGTATAGAGGAAAGTTTGAGAGCAATGACGATAAACGCTGCCTGGCAACTCCAAATGGAAGATAAGATTGGATCTATTAAAGCAGGCAAGTATGCTGATTTTGTAGTTCTGGATCAAAATCCTCTGCAAACTAGTCCGGAGAATTTCAGAGATATCTCTATCTTACAAACAATTGTAAACGGTAATACTGTTTATAAAAATGAATAG
- a CDS encoding S9 family peptidase: MMSIYRYLLLLGFLGLVQLSFTQKRALKIDDYFSFQQVQSPLISPDGKWVAWLQREIMFKEEKSETSLWMKSLEGGEPIRMTAKGSSVSQHRWSPDGKYLSFMANRNESKSQVWVLNRQGGEAQQLTKVKQGIGGYEWSPDGKQLLLSIREEPKKEKKEKDAKKESPKPWVIDRLQFKRDYTGYLDTLHTHLFVQTVGDTGLTQLTLGDFDAGQASWSPDGSKVVFVSNRTDNPDANSNTDIWMVSIDKPAELSQLTQNPGSDYSPAWSPDGKSIAYITSTQPEIIWYATNHLAMLSLEGKKSKVLTSKLDRNISRPKFSSDGTTIYFNLEDSGESQLARMSLKNGKIERLVKGNDILRGYDLHTSGNIAMAVSRSDLPGEVFLYRQTGIQQLTEVNKEILDSLHLASVESITFKSNDGTDIEGFFYKPFGFENGKKYPTLLRIHGGPVSQYTSAFNFEAQLFAAQGYLVIMTNPRGSSGYGQDFSMAIFQDWGKKDYEDVMAGVDYAITQGWADENKLGVGGWSYGGILTNYVITQTTRFHAAISGASEVLYVANYGHDHYQLQWEKEFGLPWENRELWEKISPFNYLTRVKTPTLIMGGEHDWNVPILNSEQMYQALKRLGVQTQLVVYPNEHHGIRRPSFIKDRYQRYLDWYAKYLNP; this comes from the coding sequence ATGATGTCTATTTATCGCTACTTATTACTACTGGGCTTTTTGGGTCTGGTTCAGCTTTCTTTTACCCAAAAAAGGGCCCTGAAGATTGATGATTATTTCTCTTTCCAACAAGTTCAATCTCCCCTGATCAGTCCGGATGGAAAATGGGTGGCATGGTTACAGCGGGAAATTATGTTTAAGGAGGAAAAGTCAGAAACTAGTCTTTGGATGAAATCCCTGGAAGGCGGTGAGCCGATCCGGATGACAGCTAAAGGAAGTAGCGTCAGTCAACATCGCTGGAGCCCGGATGGAAAATATCTCAGTTTCATGGCAAATAGAAATGAGAGTAAAAGCCAGGTCTGGGTTTTAAACAGACAAGGGGGAGAAGCCCAGCAACTGACCAAAGTGAAGCAAGGAATCGGAGGATATGAATGGTCGCCGGATGGCAAACAATTGTTGCTGAGTATTCGGGAAGAGCCCAAAAAAGAGAAAAAGGAAAAAGATGCCAAGAAGGAAAGTCCCAAGCCCTGGGTAATAGACCGACTTCAATTCAAAAGAGACTATACTGGATATCTGGATACATTACATACTCATTTGTTTGTTCAAACAGTCGGAGATACAGGGCTTACGCAATTGACCCTGGGAGATTTTGATGCAGGCCAGGCAAGTTGGAGTCCGGATGGGAGCAAGGTTGTTTTTGTAAGTAATCGGACCGATAATCCAGATGCAAATTCCAATACGGATATCTGGATGGTATCCATAGATAAACCGGCTGAGTTAAGCCAACTCACGCAAAATCCAGGATCTGATTATTCACCTGCCTGGAGTCCTGATGGTAAATCCATCGCCTATATTACTTCTACTCAACCTGAGATCATTTGGTATGCTACCAATCATTTAGCCATGCTGTCTTTGGAAGGAAAGAAAAGCAAAGTGCTGACTTCAAAGCTGGATCGAAACATTTCTCGGCCCAAATTTTCTTCAGATGGAACTACTATTTATTTCAATTTAGAAGACAGTGGAGAATCTCAGCTTGCCCGTATGTCATTGAAGAATGGGAAAATAGAGCGTTTGGTGAAAGGCAATGACATTCTCAGAGGCTATGATCTGCATACTTCAGGAAATATCGCGATGGCAGTAAGTCGATCCGATTTGCCGGGAGAGGTATTTCTCTACCGTCAGACGGGTATTCAACAATTGACTGAGGTAAACAAAGAGATTTTGGATTCTTTACACTTGGCCTCTGTTGAATCGATCACATTTAAAAGCAATGACGGAACTGATATTGAAGGATTCTTTTATAAGCCTTTCGGTTTTGAAAATGGGAAGAAATATCCGACCCTTCTACGCATACATGGAGGACCAGTATCTCAATATACTTCTGCCTTTAATTTCGAAGCTCAGCTTTTTGCTGCTCAGGGTTATCTGGTGATCATGACCAATCCTCGGGGCTCTTCGGGCTACGGACAGGATTTTTCTATGGCCATTTTTCAGGATTGGGGAAAGAAAGACTATGAGGATGTCATGGCAGGAGTGGATTATGCCATCACACAAGGATGGGCCGATGAGAATAAATTGGGCGTAGGGGGCTGGTCCTATGGGGGAATCCTGACAAACTATGTCATTACACAAACTACACGTTTCCATGCCGCAATTTCAGGTGCAAGTGAGGTCTTATATGTAGCAAACTATGGGCATGATCATTATCAGCTACAGTGGGAAAAGGAATTTGGGCTTCCCTGGGAGAACCGGGAACTTTGGGAAAAGATCTCTCCATTCAACTACCTGACCAGGGTAAAAACGCCTACCTTGATTATGGGAGGAGAACATGATTGGAATGTACCCATTCTGAATTCAGAGCAAATGTATCAGGCGTTAAAAAGATTGGGAGTTCAAACCCAATTGGTGGTCTATCCCAATGAACATCACGGAATACGTCGGCCCAGTTTTATAAAGGATAGGTATCAAAGATATCTGGATTGGTATGCAAAATACCTCAATCCATAG